DNA sequence from the Pseudomonadota bacterium genome:
TGCCGATACTGATAATCGGCTCGATATCCACCTGGAAAAAAACCTTGGGCCGACCGGCGACCTTATCGACCTTCTGCTTGACGCGGTCAATCCTCTCCTGCATATCCCGAACCAGTTCGCCGGCCCGTTGTTCGGCGCCGAGCAGCGAGCCGATCTCAAGTATCGTTTTCATGATCTCTGCAAGGTTTTGCGGATCTATGGCAAAAACAGGTATGCCGAATTCTTTAATCTTATCGATATGATACTTGGGGTTTCCATCTTTGATCGCCAGACAGAGATCCGGCTGCAGAGCCAGGATGCGTTCAATATCAAGACGGATATAGGATCCAACCCGGGGCAAATCCCGTGCTGCGGCAGGATAATCGCTGAACCTTGTAACCCCTTTGAGTTTGTCTTGCTGTCCCAGAGCAAAAATCATCTCGGTAATGCTTGGCGCCAAGGAAACAATGCGCTGGGGCTCTTTGGGTACCTCAATCCGGTTGCCGGCCTGATCAATAACTGTGGCGGCCAACCCCGGAGGGCAGCAGACAAGGACGAAAAACATAACCGTCACGATAAAAGAACCAGGGGTTTTATACGATTCGGAAACATTCATTTCAACACAAACCTCACCGGCACCCGCACCCACATGGATACCGGTTTGCCGTTTTTCAATCCAGGTTCAAACTCCCAGTTTTCCACGGCGGCAAGCGCCACCCGGTCAAGGGCCTTGTAACTGCTTGTCCGAAATATCTTCAACTCTTCCACCCTGCCCCGGTCATTGACAAAAACCTCAAGCAGCACCGTACCCTCCTGCCTGTTTCTCCTGGCCGAAGCCGGATATTTTGGCGGTGGGTTCTTTTTATAAAGCGGCCGGGCCAGCTGAATAATCTCTCCTTGCACCGGCAACTGCTCATCCATCTGCGGCTCAAGTGCTTCCGGCTCCATCATAAGCTCTTCAGCCACTTGCATTTCCAGCTCATTTTGTGCAAAAAGCTCCTGGGCCGGCAGAATTACCGGCC
Encoded proteins:
- a CDS encoding cobalamin-binding protein; amino-acid sequence: MNVSESYKTPGSFIVTVMFFVLVCCPPGLAATVIDQAGNRIEVPKEPQRIVSLAPSITEMIFALGQQDKLKGVTRFSDYPAAARDLPRVGSYIRLDIERILALQPDLCLAIKDGNPKYHIDKIKEFGIPVFAIDPQNLAEIMKTILEIGSLLGAEQRAGELVRDMQERIDRVKQKVDKVAGRPKVFFQVDIEPIISIGTNTFINELITLAGGVNAAAGAEVYPRFSWEEILMLQPQVVIMTSMAGEHTPEKLIATWKRWKDVPASRNDRLYVVDANLFGRPTSRLVEGLEVLADIIHPDEKGGGGD
- a CDS encoding energy transducer TonB; translation: MTSRQYRIIAALTVSLSVHIFLFQTEFNWAGEGRSDAVEPRRVTMTLAARQTVRPPEKKTGPESFSEIPATVVPLPVVHAPPFQSVQGVDVTVRELPRPVILPAQELFAQNELEMQVAEELMMEPEALEPQMDEQLPVQGEIIQLARPLYKKNPPPKYPASARRNRQEGTVLLEVFVNDRGRVEELKIFRTSSYKALDRVALAAVENWEFEPGLKNGKPVSMWVRVPVRFVLK